The proteins below are encoded in one region of Euzebya sp.:
- a CDS encoding RtcB family protein — translation MPQRLGDGVLSWASMLDETARAQALATATVAAIDGHVALMPDAHWGMGCTIGSVIPTREAIIPSAVGVDIGCGVVATETDLTAADLPDDLAPVLDGWAQRIPAGLGYAHAEEDPDWQAFAAAHPPPPSVRDDARLRAKAPTQFGTLGSGNHFLELCTDEREVVWLMLHSGSRGTGNSLALGHIEGAKRLMRDALTGLPDPDLAFLVQGTPAFDAYIRDLTWAQAYAFANRRRMVEVARTVLAERVGRPVAEVRTINNHHNYARRETHDGRELWITRKGAISAREGELGVIPGSMGTGSFVVRGLGNPASYHSAAHGAGRRMSRGAARRQFTGADLEKAMEGRTWRRAGQPPIQTPDLSLRSVCAPNPQIWARHPVTWA, via the coding sequence ATGCCACAGCGGCTGGGCGACGGGGTGCTCAGCTGGGCGTCGATGCTGGACGAGACGGCGCGGGCCCAGGCGCTCGCGACCGCGACCGTCGCCGCGATCGACGGGCACGTCGCGCTGATGCCCGACGCCCACTGGGGCATGGGCTGCACGATCGGGTCGGTGATCCCGACGCGGGAGGCGATCATCCCCTCCGCGGTCGGGGTCGACATCGGCTGCGGCGTGGTCGCGACCGAGACCGACCTGACCGCCGCCGACCTCCCCGACGACCTGGCCCCGGTCCTCGACGGGTGGGCGCAGCGGATCCCCGCCGGGCTCGGGTACGCACACGCCGAGGAGGACCCGGACTGGCAGGCCTTCGCCGCCGCCCACCCCCCGCCCCCGTCGGTGCGCGACGACGCCCGCCTGCGCGCGAAGGCCCCAACCCAGTTCGGGACGCTCGGGTCGGGCAACCACTTCCTCGAGCTGTGCACCGACGAGCGAGAGGTGGTGTGGCTGATGCTCCACTCCGGGTCCCGGGGGACCGGGAACAGCCTGGCACTGGGCCACATCGAGGGCGCGAAGCGGCTGATGCGCGACGCGCTGACCGGTCTCCCCGACCCCGACCTGGCGTTCCTGGTCCAGGGCACCCCGGCGTTCGACGCCTACATCCGCGACCTGACCTGGGCGCAGGCGTACGCCTTCGCCAACCGGCGGCGGATGGTCGAGGTGGCCCGGACCGTCCTCGCCGAGCGCGTGGGCCGACCCGTCGCAGAGGTCCGGACCATCAACAACCACCACAACTACGCGCGGCGCGAGACCCACGACGGCCGCGAGCTGTGGATCACCCGCAAGGGTGCGATCAGCGCGCGGGAGGGCGAGCTCGGCGTCATCCCCGGCTCGATGGGGACCGGCTCGTTCGTGGTCCGCGGGCTCGGGAACCCGGCCAGCTACCACTCCGCCGCCCACGGCGCCGGACGGCGGATGTCCCGCGGGGCCGCGCGCCGGCAGTTCACCGGCGCGGACCTCGAGAAGGCCATGGAGGGGCGGACCTGGCGTCGAGCGGGGCAGCCGCCGATCCAGACCCCAGATCTGAGCCTCAGGTCCGTCTGCGCACCCAACCCTCAGATCTGGGCCCGGCATCCGGTCACCTGGGCCTGA
- a CDS encoding thermonuclease family protein: protein MPRPAPTRLLIPLIAVIALAACTATGEGALEVAEARDGDSFVATDGVEYRVGLVNTPELSECGGHEAADRTAALLADGFSVDAYATDDHGRSVARITTPDGDLGVILAAEGLADDRYLDAHRHEHPGYAAEIDDALARAREARTGLWRTCWDDTGPRPTPDPADRRSIPDGSACHPAYVQCLPVGPDLDCADVGHAVDLTGPDDPYRLDGATTARSDGVGCDTYPPWSADETYPYAR from the coding sequence GTGCCGCGCCCTGCCCCCACCCGACTCCTCATCCCGCTGATCGCGGTGATCGCGCTGGCCGCCTGCACCGCGACGGGTGAGGGTGCGCTCGAAGTCGCCGAGGCGAGGGACGGTGACTCCTTCGTCGCGACCGACGGGGTGGAGTACCGCGTCGGCCTCGTCAACACGCCCGAGCTGTCGGAGTGCGGCGGCCACGAGGCGGCGGACCGGACCGCCGCGCTGCTCGCGGACGGGTTCTCCGTCGATGCGTACGCCACCGACGACCACGGCAGGTCCGTGGCGCGGATCACCACCCCCGACGGCGACCTCGGCGTGATCCTGGCGGCCGAGGGGCTGGCCGACGACCGCTACCTCGACGCCCACCGCCACGAGCACCCGGGCTACGCGGCCGAGATCGACGACGCGCTCGCCCGCGCCCGCGAGGCCCGGACCGGCCTGTGGCGGACCTGTTGGGACGACACCGGCCCGCGGCCGACCCCCGACCCCGCCGACCGCAGGAGCATCCCTGATGGGTCCGCCTGCCACCCCGCGTACGTCCAGTGCCTGCCAGTCGGGCCCGACCTCGACTGCGCCGACGTCGGCCACGCCGTCGACCTGACCGGACCCGACGACCCGTACCGGCTGGACGGGGCGACGACGGCGCGGTCCGACGGGGTCGGCTGTGACACCTACCCGCCGTGGTCCGCGGACGAGACCTACCCCTACGCCCGCTGA
- a CDS encoding GNAT family N-acetyltransferase — protein MDVPSARPGGPGALDRLGLRLVPAHEVDAAALHAFEVANRAFFARWIPDRGEAYYTPAAVAESLVRMAGWWAEGTDRMHVVLDPAGGVAGRANLVEVDSGRASLGYRVAEAVAGAGVATAAVTDLLAAAPRWGITRVEAVTSHANVASAKVLERCGFTLVGTRHAALRVHGVAMDAHDWRVELTPSGQRA, from the coding sequence GTGGATGTCCCGTCGGCGCGACCGGGCGGTCCGGGTGCCCTGGACCGCCTGGGCCTCCGGCTCGTGCCGGCCCACGAGGTCGACGCCGCCGCGCTGCACGCGTTCGAGGTGGCGAACCGCGCGTTCTTCGCCCGGTGGATCCCGGACCGGGGTGAGGCGTACTACACCCCGGCCGCCGTGGCCGAGTCGCTGGTCCGCATGGCCGGGTGGTGGGCCGAGGGGACCGACCGGATGCACGTCGTGCTCGACCCCGCCGGTGGGGTGGCAGGTCGCGCCAACCTGGTCGAGGTCGATAGCGGCCGGGCATCGCTCGGCTACCGGGTCGCCGAGGCGGTCGCGGGCGCCGGCGTGGCGACGGCGGCGGTGACCGACCTGCTCGCGGCCGCGCCCCGCTGGGGGATCACCCGGGTCGAGGCGGTCACGAGCCACGCGAACGTCGCCTCGGCGAAGGTGCTCGAGCGGTGCGGCTTCACCCTGGTCGGCACCCGCCACGCCGCCCTCCGCGTCCACGGCGTCGCGATGGACGCCCACGACTGGCGGGTGGAGCTGACCCCGTCCGGTCAGCGGGCGTAG
- a CDS encoding long-chain fatty acid--CoA ligase codes for MSLNIATMLRESARSHPDKAAVIVGDVQLTYAQIDALSDQMAAGLRASGFKPGDAIGLQLPNLPQFVIGYFALLKAGCVVVPMNVLLKAPEIAFQLGNSHAKALISWAGTAEEADRAVKAVGVEHLYVVNTPGTPEAEVGLRFETLLGAGDPNAPAPFEQTSPDDTAVIVYTSGTTGTPKGAELTHFQLLMNADTPGRVFGVRDDDVVLVALPLFHVFGLSSQLDVCVRFAATMVLMPRFDAAAAIEAIRRHGVTIFEGVPTMYLALLAEEVAPEDVATLRVGVAGGASLPAEVLDAFEERFGIVILEGYGMTETASTITFNVSATDRRIYSVGKPIWGVEVAVWGEGDRVLPRGADHVGEIVVRGVNTMKGYYDDPGATAAAFTRGWMRTGDLGYVDDDGYLFIVDRKKDLIIRGGYNVYPREVEEVIYTHPAVAEAAVIGVPDERLGEEVKAFVVTKPDMALHRDELREFLVERMAAYKYPRIIEFRAELPHGPTGKVLKHELR; via the coding sequence ATGAGCCTGAACATCGCGACCATGCTGCGCGAATCCGCCAGATCGCACCCGGACAAGGCAGCGGTGATCGTCGGCGACGTGCAGCTGACGTACGCCCAGATCGATGCGCTGAGCGACCAGATGGCCGCCGGCCTCCGCGCCAGCGGCTTCAAGCCGGGGGACGCGATCGGGTTGCAGCTGCCGAACCTGCCGCAGTTCGTCATCGGCTACTTCGCGCTGCTGAAGGCCGGGTGCGTCGTCGTGCCGATGAACGTGCTGCTCAAGGCGCCCGAGATCGCCTTCCAGCTCGGCAACTCCCACGCGAAGGCGCTGATCAGCTGGGCCGGGACCGCCGAGGAGGCCGACCGGGCGGTGAAGGCCGTCGGGGTCGAGCACCTCTACGTCGTCAACACCCCGGGCACCCCCGAGGCGGAGGTCGGGCTGCGGTTCGAGACCCTCCTCGGCGCCGGCGACCCGAACGCCCCCGCGCCGTTCGAGCAGACCAGCCCCGACGACACCGCGGTGATCGTCTACACCTCCGGCACCACGGGCACGCCGAAGGGCGCGGAGCTGACCCACTTCCAGCTGCTGATGAACGCCGACACGCCCGGTCGGGTGTTCGGGGTCCGCGACGACGACGTGGTGCTGGTCGCCCTCCCGCTGTTCCACGTGTTCGGGCTGTCGAGCCAGCTCGACGTGTGCGTGCGGTTCGCCGCCACGATGGTGCTGATGCCCCGCTTCGACGCCGCCGCGGCGATCGAGGCGATCCGCCGGCACGGCGTCACGATCTTCGAGGGCGTGCCGACGATGTACCTCGCGCTGCTGGCCGAGGAGGTCGCGCCGGAGGACGTCGCCACGCTGCGGGTCGGCGTCGCCGGTGGTGCGTCGCTGCCGGCGGAGGTGCTGGACGCGTTCGAGGAACGGTTCGGCATCGTCATCCTGGAGGGGTACGGGATGACCGAGACCGCCTCGACGATCACCTTCAACGTCTCGGCGACCGACCGGCGGATCTACAGCGTCGGCAAGCCGATCTGGGGCGTGGAGGTCGCCGTCTGGGGTGAGGGGGACCGGGTGCTCCCCCGCGGTGCCGACCACGTCGGCGAGATCGTGGTCCGCGGCGTCAACACCATGAAGGGCTACTACGACGACCCGGGAGCGACGGCGGCGGCGTTCACCCGCGGGTGGATGCGCACCGGCGACCTCGGCTACGTCGACGACGACGGCTACCTGTTCATCGTGGACCGCAAGAAGGACCTGATCATCCGCGGCGGCTACAACGTCTACCCCCGCGAGGTCGAGGAGGTCATCTACACCCATCCCGCGGTCGCGGAGGCCGCCGTCATCGGCGTGCCCGACGAGCGGCTGGGTGAGGAGGTGAAGGCCTTCGTGGTCACCAAGCCGGACATGGCCCTGCACCGCGACGAGCTCCGCGAGTTCCTCGTCGAGCGGATGGCCGCGTACAAGTACCCCCGGATCATCGAGTTCCGCGCCGAGCTGCCGCACGGCCCCACGGGCAAGGTGCTCAAGCACGAGCTGCGGTGA
- a CDS encoding cell wall-binding repeat-containing protein — translation MSVPLPLPSRALRAALVVALTAASLVVGLVPAASAQDAPAPSTDYQQVVDMTFPTRPDVSFGDSYDACRSGCSRRHKATDLMGPKLTPLYAAVEGRICHVAGEDGVEPGYGYAVTVCGVDGREYRYLHINNDTPGTDDGRGGPRWAFAPGIRRGVEVRRGQFIAYMGDSGNAEGTGPHLHLDIFDDRVVDPYGDTRINPYPSLVAARTRGDVSTDPGVPLDGVARQAGSDRLATAIQLSTASWGAAPRVVLSTAHQPGWPLVASSYAAHLDVPSLLTFPDALDPRVLAEIARLGATEVTLVGPAQPPVIAALEGAGLSVDLVVSDDLPRVAVTLAQRIWADTDTDVAVIALGTHPDPARSWPDALTGSALAAGASGALLPVAPGQVPGAVDEALAGADRAVLVGGLAALDEAVEAAVARHVGHVDRLQGPDRYATATAVVDFMVDRGMVALDGWIWAATGLDWPDAVTAGPVAVRSGDPLVLIDGTGAPGDGNAIRWIRRHAGQLTSGMLVGGPAAISDHAASELRVHLT, via the coding sequence ATGTCCGTCCCCCTCCCCCTCCCCTCCCGCGCCCTGCGGGCCGCGCTGGTCGTCGCGCTGACCGCGGCGTCCCTGGTCGTCGGGCTGGTGCCGGCCGCGTCCGCCCAGGACGCGCCCGCGCCGTCCACGGACTACCAGCAGGTCGTCGACATGACGTTCCCGACCCGGCCGGACGTGTCGTTCGGGGACAGCTACGACGCCTGCCGCTCCGGCTGCAGCCGGCGCCACAAGGCGACCGACCTGATGGGTCCGAAGCTGACCCCGCTGTACGCGGCGGTGGAGGGGCGGATCTGCCACGTCGCCGGCGAGGACGGCGTCGAGCCCGGCTACGGCTACGCCGTCACCGTGTGCGGCGTCGACGGGCGGGAGTACCGCTACCTGCACATCAACAACGACACGCCGGGTACCGACGACGGTCGCGGCGGTCCCCGCTGGGCCTTCGCACCCGGCATCCGGCGAGGGGTGGAGGTGCGCCGCGGCCAGTTCATCGCCTACATGGGCGACTCGGGCAACGCCGAGGGCACAGGTCCGCACCTGCACCTGGACATCTTCGACGACCGCGTCGTCGACCCGTACGGCGACACGCGGATCAACCCCTACCCCTCCCTCGTGGCCGCCCGCACGCGCGGCGACGTCTCCACCGACCCGGGCGTCCCCCTCGACGGCGTCGCCCGCCAGGCCGGTTCCGACCGGCTCGCGACCGCGATCCAGCTGTCGACCGCCAGCTGGGGCGCCGCCCCCCGGGTGGTGCTGTCGACCGCGCACCAGCCCGGTTGGCCGCTCGTCGCCTCGAGCTACGCCGCCCACCTCGACGTCCCGTCGCTGCTGACGTTCCCCGATGCGCTCGACCCCCGCGTGCTGGCCGAGATCGCCCGGCTCGGCGCGACCGAGGTCACCCTGGTCGGTCCGGCCCAGCCGCCGGTGATCGCCGCGCTCGAGGGAGCCGGGTTGTCCGTCGACCTGGTGGTCAGCGACGACCTCCCCCGCGTGGCCGTGACCCTGGCCCAGCGGATCTGGGCCGACACCGACACCGACGTCGCCGTGATCGCGCTCGGCACCCACCCGGACCCCGCGCGGTCGTGGCCGGACGCGCTGACCGGATCGGCGCTCGCCGCCGGCGCCTCGGGGGCCCTGCTGCCGGTCGCCCCGGGGCAGGTGCCCGGCGCCGTCGACGAAGCCCTCGCCGGTGCCGACCGGGCGGTGCTGGTCGGGGGCCTCGCCGCCCTGGACGAGGCCGTGGAGGCCGCGGTCGCCCGCCACGTCGGCCACGTCGACCGGCTGCAGGGCCCCGACCGGTACGCCACCGCCACCGCGGTCGTGGACTTCATGGTCGACCGGGGCATGGTCGCCCTCGACGGCTGGATCTGGGCCGCGACGGGCTTGGACTGGCCGGACGCGGTGACCGCCGGTCCCGTCGCCGTCCGCTCGGGCGACCCGCTGGTGCTGATCGACGGCACCGGCGCACCCGGTGACGGCAACGCGATCCGCTGGATCCGCCGGCACGCCGGGCAGCTGACCTCCGGCATGCTCGTCGGCGGCCCGGCCGCGATCAGCGACCACGCCGCGAGCGAGCTGCGGGTGCACCTGACCTGA
- a CDS encoding helix-turn-helix domain-containing protein encodes MPTPDGAPPRAPNRGPAAAADNRRALLDAARRLFAEQGLDVPYRAIALEAGVGQGSLYRHFPTRLDLALAIFQENFTELEAAAASPGPSAFADVWRLVIEQTLASAAFVEVAVQARRELDDDTMAGRLADVLAGPLDRAQAAGLVDARWDVDQLVLVHRMAYGVLVTEVDPERARAAVLRALALVDPALADPLTRGATSSSG; translated from the coding sequence ATGCCCACACCCGACGGCGCACCCCCGCGCGCACCCAACCGAGGGCCGGCCGCGGCTGCGGACAACCGTCGGGCGCTGCTCGACGCCGCGCGGCGGCTCTTCGCCGAGCAGGGCCTCGACGTCCCGTACCGGGCCATCGCCCTCGAGGCGGGGGTGGGGCAGGGCAGCCTGTACCGCCACTTCCCGACGCGCCTCGACCTCGCGCTCGCGATCTTCCAGGAGAACTTCACCGAGCTCGAGGCGGCCGCGGCGTCGCCCGGCCCCTCCGCCTTCGCGGACGTGTGGCGCCTCGTGATCGAGCAGACGCTCGCGTCGGCGGCCTTCGTCGAGGTGGCGGTCCAGGCACGCCGCGAGCTCGACGACGACACGATGGCCGGTCGGCTCGCCGACGTCCTGGCCGGACCGCTGGACCGCGCGCAGGCCGCGGGGCTGGTCGACGCGCGGTGGGACGTCGACCAGCTCGTGCTGGTGCACCGCATGGCCTACGGGGTCCTGGTCACCGAGGTCGATCCGGAGCGGGCGCGGGCGGCGGTGCTCCGGGCGCTGGCCCTGGTCGATCCGGCGCTCGCGGATCCGCTCACCCGAGGAGCGACTTCATCTTCCGGGTGA
- a CDS encoding SDR family NAD(P)-dependent oxidoreductase, which produces MQVAGTVIAVIGGGNGIGRQVVLELLRRGARVAAADIRADSLAETADIAAAGDRLMTMTVDITDRAVVEALPGQVIDALGQVDGVIVVAGVIQPFVRLAELDHDAIQRVIDINLWGTIHVLKAFLPHLLVRPAAHIATFSSMGGFLPVPGQTIYGASKAAVKLMTEGLYAELLDTHVGVSVVMPGAVATEITANSGVATPGGAQSAERSRFPMTSAENAARIVVDGIEAGDLHIHVGRDSRLMGLATRIAPRRATHLITRKMKSLLG; this is translated from the coding sequence ATGCAGGTCGCGGGCACGGTCATCGCCGTCATCGGCGGCGGGAACGGGATCGGTCGACAGGTCGTGCTGGAGCTGCTCCGACGCGGGGCGCGGGTCGCCGCGGCCGACATCCGGGCGGACAGCCTGGCCGAGACCGCCGACATCGCAGCCGCCGGCGACCGGCTGATGACGATGACCGTCGACATCACCGACCGGGCGGTGGTCGAGGCACTCCCGGGCCAGGTGATCGACGCGCTCGGGCAGGTCGACGGCGTCATCGTGGTCGCCGGGGTGATCCAGCCGTTCGTCAGGCTGGCCGAGCTCGACCACGACGCCATCCAGCGGGTCATCGACATCAACCTGTGGGGCACGATCCACGTGCTGAAGGCGTTCCTGCCCCACCTACTGGTCCGCCCCGCGGCGCACATCGCGACCTTCTCGAGCATGGGCGGGTTCCTGCCCGTCCCGGGCCAGACGATCTACGGGGCCTCGAAGGCCGCCGTGAAGCTGATGACCGAGGGGCTCTACGCGGAGCTGCTCGACACCCACGTCGGCGTGTCGGTCGTGATGCCCGGCGCGGTCGCCACCGAGATCACCGCGAACTCCGGCGTCGCCACCCCCGGCGGCGCGCAGTCGGCGGAGCGCTCGCGGTTCCCCATGACGTCGGCCGAGAACGCCGCCCGGATCGTCGTCGACGGGATCGAAGCCGGCGATCTGCACATCCACGTCGGACGGGACTCCCGCCTGATGGGCCTCGCGACCCGCATCGCCCCGCGCCGCGCGACGCACCTGATCACCCGGAAGATGAAGTCGCTCCTCGGGTGA
- a CDS encoding RluA family pseudouridine synthase produces MDEPRAPAAEEGEGWAVPGAAAGERVVDVCRDHLGGVARRAIGPLIAAGDVTVDGRPSRIADPVAAGQVLRVTPGTMARLAGDGLVTPPSERALTVVHADDDLLVVDKPAGLHVHPMGAHRGDTLLGRVLWHVGARPDQPWTTCRPSLAHRLDRPTSGLVAGALDVGIRDRLQTLLEQRRVVRTYRAVVHGLVAEDEGVVDVPLGRDPDDRRRRAVVEVGHGGQAARSRWRVLDRDPAAGTTALELHLDTGRTHQLRVHLAPLGHPLVGDVAYGAPATGPPADPRVGSAISLRAVALRLPHPRTGAVLEVIAPRAAPTS; encoded by the coding sequence GTGGACGAGCCGCGCGCGCCAGCAGCCGAGGAGGGGGAGGGCTGGGCGGTCCCCGGCGCCGCTGCCGGTGAGCGGGTGGTCGACGTGTGCCGCGACCACCTCGGCGGCGTCGCACGTCGTGCGATCGGACCGTTGATCGCCGCCGGGGACGTGACCGTCGACGGACGCCCGAGCCGGATCGCCGATCCCGTCGCCGCCGGCCAGGTCCTCCGGGTGACCCCGGGGACGATGGCGCGGTTGGCCGGCGACGGGCTGGTCACCCCGCCGTCGGAGCGGGCGCTCACGGTGGTCCACGCCGACGACGACCTGCTGGTGGTCGACAAGCCCGCCGGCCTGCACGTCCACCCGATGGGCGCCCACCGCGGCGACACCCTCCTCGGCCGGGTGCTGTGGCACGTCGGCGCCCGCCCCGACCAGCCGTGGACGACCTGCCGGCCGTCGCTCGCCCACCGGCTGGACCGCCCGACCAGCGGGCTGGTGGCGGGCGCCCTCGACGTCGGGATCCGCGACCGGCTCCAGACCCTCCTCGAGCAGCGCCGCGTCGTGCGCACCTACCGGGCGGTCGTGCACGGGCTGGTGGCCGAGGACGAGGGCGTCGTCGACGTCCCCCTCGGTCGCGATCCCGACGACCGCCGACGGCGGGCCGTCGTCGAGGTCGGCCACGGCGGGCAGGCCGCCCGGTCGCGCTGGCGGGTCCTCGACCGCGACCCGGCGGCGGGGACGACCGCGCTCGAGCTGCACCTCGACACCGGCCGCACCCACCAGCTGCGCGTCCACCTGGCCCCCCTCGGCCACCCCCTCGTCGGTGACGTGGCCTACGGGGCACCCGCGACCGGCCCGCCGGCGGACCCGCGCGTCGGCTCGGCGATCAGCCTGCGAGCCGTCGCCCTGCGGCTGCCGCACCCCCGGACCGGCGCGGTGCTCGAGGTCATCGCGCCGCGGGCGGCCCCCACGTCCTGA
- a CDS encoding arsenate reductase family protein, whose amino-acid sequence MELWHNPRCTKSRQAKARLDDAGVEYVERRYLDDPPTVAELASVVAALGIEPRLLIRTADARALELDLDAAGDDPQALLELMAANPRIIQRPVLIADDGRAVLGRPPESVDSLIG is encoded by the coding sequence ATGGAGCTGTGGCACAACCCCCGGTGCACCAAGAGCCGCCAGGCGAAGGCCCGCCTCGACGACGCCGGCGTCGAGTACGTCGAGCGGCGCTACCTCGACGACCCGCCGACGGTGGCCGAGCTGGCCAGCGTCGTCGCCGCGCTGGGGATCGAGCCGCGGCTGCTCATCCGAACAGCTGACGCGCGGGCGCTCGAGCTGGACCTCGACGCCGCCGGGGACGACCCGCAGGCGCTCCTCGAGCTGATGGCGGCCAACCCGCGGATCATCCAACGGCCCGTCCTGATCGCCGACGACGGCCGCGCGGTGCTCGGCCGTCCGCCCGAGAGCGTCGACTCGCTGATCGGCTGA
- a CDS encoding Rieske 2Fe-2S domain-containing protein: MAHPLPHELTEQITTSEQLEPAAAAVADLATKLTESDPVKNALSGTWLGHRLHPMLTDVVIGAWMSASILDVMAGKKARGAATTLVGVGILASPVTAAAGLSDYADLYGGPRRLALVHGAVNVVGLAMQTRSFRARRQGKHIRGAMWSLAAMAGVGVGGYLGGHLSYVNGIGVDHTAFDEGPDEWTTAMPAGELEDGATSVVTVAGREVLLHRRDGRVMAMANRCTHAGLPMGEGAVQADGCVTCEWHGSRYEPDGTVVRGPAASPQPVFEVREVQGLIEIRAATSR; this comes from the coding sequence ATGGCGCACCCACTCCCCCACGAGCTGACCGAGCAGATCACGACGTCGGAGCAGCTGGAGCCCGCTGCGGCCGCCGTCGCCGACCTCGCCACCAAGCTGACGGAGTCCGATCCGGTGAAGAACGCGCTGTCGGGGACCTGGTTGGGTCACCGGCTGCACCCGATGCTCACCGACGTGGTGATCGGGGCCTGGATGTCGGCGTCGATCCTCGACGTGATGGCGGGCAAGAAGGCGCGGGGGGCGGCGACGACGCTGGTCGGGGTGGGGATCCTCGCCAGCCCGGTCACCGCCGCGGCCGGGCTGAGCGACTACGCCGACCTGTACGGCGGTCCTCGACGCCTTGCGCTGGTGCACGGCGCCGTCAACGTGGTCGGGTTGGCGATGCAGACCCGCTCGTTCCGGGCCCGGCGGCAGGGCAAGCACATCCGGGGGGCGATGTGGTCGTTGGCGGCCATGGCGGGCGTCGGCGTCGGCGGCTACCTGGGTGGGCACCTCAGCTACGTGAACGGGATCGGCGTCGACCACACCGCCTTCGACGAGGGACCCGACGAGTGGACGACCGCGATGCCGGCGGGCGAGCTCGAGGACGGGGCGACGTCGGTCGTCACCGTCGCGGGCCGCGAGGTGCTGCTGCACCGCCGCGACGGGCGGGTGATGGCGATGGCCAACCGGTGCACCCACGCCGGGCTGCCGATGGGCGAGGGGGCGGTGCAGGCCGACGGCTGCGTGACGTGTGAGTGGCACGGCAGCCGGTACGAGCCGGACGGGACCGTCGTCCGCGGGCCGGCGGCCTCGCCCCAGCCGGTCTTCGAGGTCCGTGAGGTGCAGGGGCTGATCGAGATCCGCGCGGCGACCTCGCGCTGA